A genomic stretch from Engraulis encrasicolus isolate BLACKSEA-1 chromosome 10, IST_EnEncr_1.0, whole genome shotgun sequence includes:
- the foxl2l gene encoding forkhead domain-containing protein, with amino-acid sequence MDNGSIVKNCDELEIREQVSPGTAVKEYPGDGERIHLHGEDSLEKPPYSYVALIAMAIEESQEKKLTLNGIYQYIITKFPYYQADQKGWKNSIRHNLSLNECFVKVPNLNAGERRGNYWMLDPSYGDMFDKGNYRRRRRLKRTYRGPSSTYLPGPAVLNVPDPHYFHQEPMYWQSPYASGAWSAPQGSQHSPSGFYAGEAYPVSKAYPDPSVMYYHAPTTCSRWRRSSDVLLPHSAPSGSLHQFTYARYPETEQLHMTESNVHGL; translated from the coding sequence ATGGATAACGGCTCCATTGTGAAGAACTGTGATGAACTGGAAATACGGGAGCAGGTCAGCCCTGGAACTGCGGTGAAGGAGTACCCTGGGGACGGGGAGCGCATCCACTTGCATGGTGAGGATTCTCTGGAGAAGCCCCCCTACTCATACGTGGCTCTGATTGCAATGGCCATCGAAGAGAGCCAGGAGAAAAAGTTGACACTGAACGGAATTTATCAATACATCATCACCAAGTTTCCATACTACCAGGCAGACCAAAAGGGATGGAAAAACAGCATCCGCCACAACCTCAGCCTGAACGAATGTTTCGTGAAGGTCCCCAACCTGAAtgcgggagagaggagaggcaattACTGGATGCTCGACCCTTCATATGGAGACATGTTTGATAAGGGGAATTACAGACGCCGGAGACGCCTGAAACGGACATACAGGGGCCCGAGTTCAACGTACCTGCCTGGACCAGCAGTTCTGAACGTACCTGACCCCCACTACTTTCACCAGGAGCCCATGTACTGGCAATCGCCATACGCCAGTGGTGCATGGAGCGCACCCCAGGGCAGTCAGCACTCGCCAAGTGGATTTTACGCCGGGGAGGCATACCCAGTGTCCAAGGCGTACCCCGACCCTTCTGTGATGTACTACCATGCCCCAACCACCTGTAGCCGCTGGCGTCGTTCCTCAGACGTCCTGCTGCCCCACAGCGCCCCCTCCGGCAGTCTTCACCAGTTTACCTACGCCAGGTATCCCGAGACGGAGCAGCTGCACATGACTGAAAGTAACGTGCATGGTCTCTAG